In a genomic window of Magnolia sinica isolate HGM2019 chromosome 16, MsV1, whole genome shotgun sequence:
- the LOC131228800 gene encoding uncharacterized protein LOC131228800 has product MQIDLRLRELEGYDVVFLSPHKFVGGPGTPGILLMSKTLYYLRSSPPSTCGGGTVAFVNGFNEKDTLYYDNVEEWEDAGTSKIVQKIRLVLAFWVKDYMGYHLIDTQEMMWNDKGLQKLLLNANIHVLGNTSVKRQPILSFLINTTSLDQVADLGDKGVYMLRERATKMDKALHGLFITKLLNDLFGI; this is encoded by the exons ATGCAAATCGATCTCCGTTTGAGAGAACTAGAGGGTTATGATGTTGTTTTCCTCAGTCCCCACAAGTTTGTTGGAGGCCCAGGAACCCCGGGGATCTTGCTGATGAGCAAGACCCTCTATTACTTGAGATCTTCACCTCCTTCTACTTGTGGCGGTGGGACGGTCGCCTTCGTCAACGGTTTCAATGAAAAG GATACCCTTTACTATGACAATGTAGAAGAGTGGGAGGATGCTGGAACATCGAAAATTGTGCAAAAGATCCGACTAGTATTGGCATTCTGGGTGAAGGACTACATGGGCTACCATCTCATTGATACTCAAGAAATGATGTGGAATGACAAGGGTCTCCAAAAGCTCTTGCTGAACGCAAACATACATGTGCTCGGGAACACTTCAGTAAAGCGTCAGCCCATCCTCTCCTTCCTCATCAACACCACATCATTGGACCAGGTTGCTGATTTGGGAGACAAAGGGGTGTACATGTTGAGAGAGCGAGCCACCAAGATGGACAAGGCTCTCCATGGACTCTTTATAACGAAGCTTCTCAACGATCTATTCGGAATCTAG